The proteins below come from a single Gimesia alba genomic window:
- a CDS encoding PVC-type heme-binding CxxCH protein: MFSVTQQKWFCLVLICFTGLVGGSFFSLATAQKPLPNEGDLSKRLKRIPATPPKESLKGFKLERDFQLELVAAEPDVMDPVDACFDENGQMYVAEMRGYPYLPDQVPDYIPGPVRKNAGVIRLLKDTNGDGKMDKSFVFADTITWPTSVCCYDGGVYVIAPPYIYYFKDTDGDDKADVRETVFTGLRTNNVQGLANNLKWGLDNHIYFAGGTNGGSILKDGKEVIPAGRRDLKLNPKTRELVAVTGGSQFGHSMDDWGNRFVCSNSNHIQHVVYPSNYLKRNAYLAVPGVLRTAAKRGAAAPVFRRSPPEPYRVVRTARRAADPNFRKRLSPTELVATGFFTSATGVTIYRGGAYPAEFQGNAFIGDVGGNLIHRKTMDGKGATYVATRADEDTEFITSDDNWFRPVNFVNAPDGTLWVLDMYRETIEHPFSIPEDIKRHLDLESGHDRGRVYRLKHPDGKTFKVQKLGKLPVDQLVLQLESPNSWNRETAQRLIWERQDKAAILHLIRLFQTSKQPLGRLHALWTLDGLNALNSDILIKALQDSEAGIREHAIRLSEKYAKENSELSQAVLKLADDPEYRVQLQLAFSLGEFDRQAAIAGLTKLVDSKNYDGDMQVAVLTSSADIAGPLAVNFLRESAGKLSGSKRPLVIELLRIAGAKKETDDALAVLDFVSGDSISLVQKQLVLGALGEGLGRRGASLASLLKDPQISPEVKQRFDKNIAEAVQTAEDEDKPVAERVAAVRLLGFMDFSVAGDVLSEVLNPRSSPKIQLAAVEALSRMEHKDVSAALLTNWSGFSPAVRTDVIDALLGSSGRIDSLLGAIKNKQVKLNEISRDKKDLLMNHPNKEIRKRARKVLGSEVNSDRAKIVAAYQAALELKGDVESGKKIYLKNCAGCHKVGDQGHNVGPNLATTKNKSNGDLLIAILDPSREAQSNYNTYTIVTEQGKLFTGIIAAETATSYTIRRAEGKEDVILRNNIDTLLSNGVSLMPNGLEKEVNQQQMADLLEFIKTLEAPPQK, from the coding sequence ATGTTTTCGGTTACTCAGCAAAAATGGTTTTGTCTGGTTCTTATTTGTTTCACAGGTCTAGTTGGCGGGAGCTTTTTTTCCTTAGCAACCGCGCAAAAGCCGCTTCCGAATGAAGGTGATTTATCCAAGCGGTTAAAGCGGATTCCTGCGACGCCTCCGAAAGAGAGTCTCAAGGGGTTTAAACTGGAGCGTGATTTTCAATTGGAACTGGTGGCTGCCGAGCCGGATGTTATGGACCCGGTGGATGCCTGTTTTGATGAAAACGGGCAAATGTATGTGGCCGAGATGCGAGGCTATCCATATCTGCCGGATCAGGTTCCAGATTATATTCCCGGTCCTGTTCGAAAGAATGCGGGTGTGATTCGGTTATTAAAAGATACCAACGGCGATGGCAAAATGGACAAGAGTTTTGTCTTCGCGGATACAATTACCTGGCCGACATCAGTTTGCTGCTATGACGGTGGCGTGTATGTGATCGCACCCCCTTATATTTATTACTTCAAAGATACTGACGGTGATGACAAAGCCGATGTTCGTGAGACGGTCTTTACCGGGCTGCGAACCAATAATGTGCAAGGTTTGGCGAACAATCTGAAATGGGGTTTGGATAATCATATTTACTTTGCCGGCGGGACCAACGGCGGGTCCATTTTGAAAGACGGTAAAGAAGTGATCCCCGCAGGCCGACGGGATTTGAAGCTGAATCCTAAGACCAGAGAACTGGTAGCAGTAACGGGTGGTTCCCAGTTTGGGCATTCGATGGATGACTGGGGAAATCGTTTTGTTTGTAGCAACAGTAACCACATTCAGCATGTGGTCTATCCCAGCAACTATTTAAAACGAAATGCGTATCTGGCGGTTCCCGGCGTGTTACGGACTGCAGCCAAGCGTGGGGCGGCTGCTCCCGTGTTTCGACGAAGTCCGCCGGAGCCTTATCGTGTGGTGCGCACCGCGCGGCGTGCCGCTGATCCTAATTTCCGCAAACGTCTTTCGCCAACGGAACTAGTGGCGACCGGTTTCTTTACTTCCGCCACCGGAGTCACCATTTATCGTGGTGGTGCTTATCCTGCTGAATTTCAGGGGAATGCATTCATCGGCGATGTTGGTGGGAACCTGATTCACCGTAAAACGATGGATGGTAAGGGAGCCACCTATGTCGCGACTCGGGCTGATGAAGATACCGAATTTATTACTTCCGATGATAACTGGTTTCGTCCGGTCAATTTTGTAAATGCACCGGATGGGACGCTGTGGGTTCTCGATATGTATCGGGAAACGATCGAACATCCCTTTTCGATTCCAGAAGATATCAAGCGACATCTTGACCTGGAAAGCGGTCATGATCGCGGGCGGGTTTATCGACTGAAGCATCCCGACGGGAAGACATTCAAAGTTCAGAAATTAGGTAAGCTGCCTGTCGATCAACTGGTATTGCAGCTGGAATCACCGAACAGCTGGAACCGGGAGACCGCGCAACGTTTGATTTGGGAACGTCAGGACAAGGCGGCGATTCTGCATCTGATCAGACTGTTTCAAACATCAAAGCAACCATTGGGACGTTTGCATGCGTTATGGACTCTCGATGGTTTAAATGCGTTGAATTCCGATATTCTGATAAAAGCGTTACAGGATTCCGAAGCCGGGATCCGAGAGCATGCGATCCGGTTGTCTGAGAAGTACGCGAAAGAGAATTCGGAACTGTCTCAGGCGGTGTTAAAACTGGCCGATGATCCGGAATACCGGGTGCAGTTGCAACTGGCCTTTTCGCTGGGTGAATTTGACAGGCAGGCGGCGATTGCCGGTTTGACAAAACTGGTGGATTCAAAGAATTATGATGGAGACATGCAGGTCGCGGTGCTGACCTCTTCTGCAGATATTGCCGGGCCTTTAGCGGTGAATTTTCTCCGGGAATCAGCTGGCAAACTTTCCGGTTCCAAACGACCTCTGGTGATCGAGCTGTTACGTATTGCTGGTGCGAAAAAGGAAACAGATGACGCATTGGCTGTGTTGGATTTTGTCTCGGGAGACTCCATCTCGCTGGTTCAGAAACAGTTGGTACTGGGAGCTTTAGGAGAAGGTCTGGGCCGACGTGGCGCTTCTCTGGCTTCATTACTGAAAGATCCTCAGATTAGCCCTGAGGTGAAACAGCGATTTGATAAAAACATCGCTGAAGCTGTTCAAACGGCCGAGGACGAAGACAAACCAGTGGCAGAAAGGGTGGCTGCGGTTCGCTTGCTGGGCTTCATGGATTTTAGTGTGGCCGGTGATGTGCTGTCAGAGGTGCTGAATCCGCGTTCCTCACCGAAAATTCAGTTGGCAGCCGTTGAAGCGTTATCCAGGATGGAGCACAAAGATGTAAGCGCTGCCCTGCTGACAAACTGGTCCGGATTCAGTCCGGCTGTGCGGACCGATGTGATTGATGCGTTATTGGGATCATCCGGTCGGATTGACAGTTTGCTGGGCGCGATCAAGAACAAGCAGGTCAAGCTCAACGAGATTTCCCGCGACAAAAAAGATTTGTTGATGAATCATCCCAATAAGGAGATTCGCAAGCGCGCTCGCAAGGTGTTGGGAAGCGAAGTCAATAGTGACCGGGCGAAAATCGTGGCTGCGTATCAGGCGGCTTTGGAATTAAAGGGGGACGTGGAGAGTGGTAAGAAGATCTATCTGAAGAACTGTGCTGGTTGCCATAAGGTGGGGGATCAGGGACATAATGTCGGCCCGAATCTGGCAACGACGAAAAACAAGTCCAACGGTGACTTGCTGATCGCCATTCTGGACCCCAGTCGTGAAGCTCAGTCCAATTACAACACTTATACGATTGTGACAGAGCAGGGGAAATTGTTCACCGGCATCATTGCTGCAGAAACAGCCACCAGCTATACGATTCGCAGAGCGGAAGGGAAGGAAGATGTGATTCTACGAAACAACATCGATACTCTGCTTTCCAACGGCGTTTCTTTAATGCCCAATGGCTTGGAGAAAGAAGTCAATCAGCAACAGATGGCGGATTTACTGGAGTTCATCAAGACTCTGGAAGCACCTCCTCAAAAGTAG
- a CDS encoding Lpg1974 family pore-forming outer membrane protein, with product MRTNGFVGLIIAGICCFSTQALYSQTDFPVEPSNESEGVFRISNTSENYEPAPAIDAVSFAPSSPRTSDLSPIAMPENYNSGEYYGPVEEYTQGDWIEEPYLDDMSYERLGIVAGAAAVFLKPGFDTDTAFFTEDQSGMTTVTTSNDFPYNYQSAPRINLGVIDNEGLSAQVRWFQFEDNSSNGAVSPNNFIFFNGLPTKTTTGGLRAGGQAGDFITTSSNMKLYTIDVDLSQELNFERWQTTFGGGYRHASVSQTYQAVGTASGAPVSSDAGHRFDGNGLVVFGEARRPLGLFDRRSKGTSSLSLISSLKYSALWGNSKYSAEDRSPGPTVAVAQTKSKKSLSITEVQVGLQADFVLQTGALVWVRAAWDGMWWNGAGSAASESGDLSLLGGSISLGMDW from the coding sequence ATGAGAACGAACGGATTCGTTGGCTTGATAATTGCGGGAATCTGCTGTTTTTCAACGCAGGCACTGTATTCTCAAACAGATTTCCCTGTCGAACCATCAAATGAATCTGAAGGGGTCTTCAGAATTTCAAATACCTCAGAGAATTATGAACCGGCACCCGCCATCGACGCTGTCTCGTTTGCACCGTCGTCGCCTCGGACTTCCGATTTATCCCCCATTGCCATGCCCGAAAATTACAACAGTGGTGAGTATTACGGACCCGTTGAAGAATATACTCAAGGCGATTGGATTGAAGAACCCTACCTGGATGATATGAGCTACGAACGTTTGGGAATCGTCGCCGGCGCGGCTGCGGTATTCTTGAAACCGGGTTTCGATACTGACACCGCATTTTTCACTGAAGATCAGTCGGGAATGACAACGGTCACAACTTCCAACGATTTCCCTTACAATTATCAGTCTGCTCCCCGAATCAATCTGGGCGTAATTGATAATGAAGGTCTGAGTGCTCAGGTTCGCTGGTTCCAGTTTGAAGATAACTCCAGTAATGGAGCAGTTTCACCTAATAACTTCATCTTCTTTAACGGACTGCCCACAAAAACAACGACCGGAGGCTTACGAGCAGGCGGTCAGGCGGGTGACTTTATCACCACATCCAGTAATATGAAACTTTATACCATTGATGTTGATTTAAGCCAGGAACTGAATTTTGAACGCTGGCAAACCACTTTCGGAGGTGGTTACCGCCATGCTTCAGTCAGTCAGACATACCAGGCAGTCGGTACTGCAAGTGGTGCACCAGTTTCGTCAGATGCAGGACATCGCTTTGATGGAAATGGTCTGGTCGTATTCGGCGAAGCCCGACGTCCTCTCGGACTGTTTGACAGACGTTCCAAAGGAACATCCAGCCTGTCTTTAATCTCGAGCCTGAAATATTCAGCTCTCTGGGGTAATTCTAAATACTCGGCAGAAGACCGATCGCCCGGACCGACTGTTGCAGTCGCACAGACTAAATCTAAAAAATCATTAAGTATCACTGAAGTTCAAGTCGGTCTGCAAGCTGATTTCGTGTTGCAAACCGGTGCTCTGGTCTGGGTCCGTGCGGCCTGGGACGGAATGTGGTGGAATGGTGCCGGATCGGCTGCCAGTGAATCGGGAGACCTGAGTCTACTCGGTGGTTCGATTTCTTTGGGAATGGATTGGTAA